Proteins from one Stenotrophomonas aracearum genomic window:
- the atpA gene encoding F0F1 ATP synthase subunit alpha has product MATTLNPSEISELIKNRIEKVKLAAESRNEGTVTSVSDGIVRIFGLADVMQGEMIELPNNTFALALNLERDSVGAVVLGGYEHLREGDVAKTTGRILEVPVGPEMLGRVVNALGEPIDGKGPIAAQLTAPVERVAPGVIWRKSVDQPVQTGYKSVDSMIPIGRGQRELVIGDRQTGKTALAIDAVINQKDTGIKCVYVAIGQKASTVANIVRKLEENGALAHTVVVAATASESAAMQYISAYSGCTMGEYFMDRGQDALIVYDDLSKQAVAYRQISLLLKRPPGREAYPGDVFYLHSRLLERAARVSEEYVEQFTKGEVKGKTGSLTALPIIETQAGDVSAFVPTNVISITDGQIFLETDLFNSGIRPAVNAGISVSRVGGAAQTKIIKKLSGGIRISLAQYRELAAFAQFASDLDEATRKQLERGQRVTELMKQKQYAPMSIANQALSIYAVNEGYLDDVPVAKLLGFEEGLHAHFANTQGELIGKVNATGGWDNDIEAAFKKGIAEFKTTGSW; this is encoded by the coding sequence ATGGCAACCACGCTCAACCCCTCCGAAATCAGCGAACTGATCAAGAACCGCATCGAGAAGGTCAAGCTGGCCGCGGAATCGCGCAACGAAGGCACCGTGACCAGCGTGTCCGACGGCATCGTGCGCATCTTCGGCCTGGCCGACGTGATGCAGGGCGAAATGATCGAACTGCCGAACAACACCTTCGCCCTGGCCCTGAACCTGGAGCGCGACTCGGTCGGCGCCGTGGTCCTGGGTGGCTATGAGCACCTGCGCGAAGGCGACGTGGCCAAAACCACCGGTCGCATCCTGGAAGTGCCGGTCGGTCCGGAAATGCTGGGTCGCGTGGTCAACGCGCTCGGCGAGCCGATCGACGGCAAGGGCCCGATCGCAGCCCAGCTTACCGCTCCGGTGGAGCGCGTTGCCCCGGGCGTGATCTGGCGCAAGTCGGTCGACCAGCCGGTGCAGACCGGTTACAAGTCGGTCGACTCGATGATCCCGATCGGCCGTGGCCAGCGCGAGTTGGTCATCGGTGACCGCCAGACCGGCAAGACCGCCCTGGCCATCGATGCGGTGATCAACCAGAAGGACACCGGCATCAAGTGCGTGTACGTCGCGATCGGCCAGAAGGCCTCGACCGTGGCCAACATCGTGCGCAAGCTGGAAGAAAACGGCGCGCTGGCCCACACCGTGGTCGTGGCCGCCACCGCTTCCGAATCGGCTGCCATGCAGTACATCAGCGCCTACTCGGGCTGCACCATGGGTGAGTACTTCATGGACCGCGGCCAGGACGCCCTGATCGTGTACGACGACCTGTCCAAGCAGGCCGTGGCCTACCGCCAGATCTCGCTGCTGCTGAAGCGTCCGCCGGGCCGTGAAGCCTACCCGGGTGACGTGTTCTACCTGCACTCGCGCCTGCTGGAACGTGCGGCCCGCGTCTCGGAAGAGTACGTGGAGCAGTTCACCAAGGGTGAAGTGAAGGGCAAGACCGGTTCGCTGACCGCGCTGCCGATCATCGAAACCCAGGCCGGCGACGTTTCGGCGTTCGTGCCGACCAACGTGATCTCGATCACCGACGGCCAGATCTTCCTGGAAACCGACCTGTTCAACTCGGGCATCCGCCCGGCCGTGAACGCCGGTATCTCGGTGTCGCGCGTCGGTGGTGCGGCCCAGACCAAGATCATCAAGAAGCTGTCGGGCGGCATCCGCATCTCGCTGGCCCAGTACCGTGAGCTGGCTGCGTTCGCGCAGTTCGCCTCGGACCTGGACGAAGCCACCCGCAAGCAGCTCGAGCGCGGTCAGCGCGTCACCGAGCTGATGAAGCAGAAGCAGTACGCCCCGATGTCGATCGCCAACCAGGCGCTGTCGATCTACGCCGTCAACGAGGGTTACCTCGACGACGTGCCGGTCGCCAAGCTGCTTGGCTTCGAAGAAGGCCTGCACGCCCACTTCGCCAACACCCAGGGCGAGCTGATCGGCAAGGTCAACGCCACCGGCGGTTGGGACAACGACATCGAAGCGGCCTTCAAGAAGGGCATCGCCGAGTTCAAGACCACCGGCAGCTGGTAA
- a CDS encoding sigma-54-dependent transcriptional regulator, which produces MPSILIIDDNASVATALDVLFSLHDIEALHALSPEAGLAVLEQQPIDLVIQDMNFTEDTTSGEEGEALFQQIRARHPDLPVILLTAWTHLSSAVDLVKAGAADYLAKPWDDRKLLTTVNNLLELSETRRELDRRRAREQRDRTALETRYDLRGAVVADPASERVVNLACQVARSELPVLITGPNGAGKEKIAEIIQANSLVAKGPFVALNCGAIPAELIEAELFGSEAGAYTGANKAREGKFEAADGGTLFLDEIGNLSLGGQMKLLRVLETGRFERLGSNRERQVKVRVISATNADLPAMIRDGQFREDLYYRLNTVELALPPLAERPGDILPLAERFLADGKPLSSAAASALQRHAWPGNVRELRNVIQRAGLLAQGARIEVADLNLPRAAPAPRATTPGADPDRSRIESALSHSHGIIAQAAAELGLSRQALYRRMDRYGIPRE; this is translated from the coding sequence ATGCCTTCGATCCTGATCATTGACGACAACGCCAGCGTGGCCACGGCACTGGACGTGCTGTTCTCGCTGCACGACATCGAGGCGCTGCACGCGCTGTCGCCCGAGGCCGGGCTGGCGGTGCTGGAACAACAGCCGATCGACCTGGTGATCCAGGACATGAACTTCACCGAGGACACCACCTCCGGCGAAGAGGGCGAAGCGCTGTTCCAGCAGATCCGCGCGCGCCACCCCGACCTGCCGGTGATCCTGCTGACCGCATGGACCCACCTGAGCAGCGCGGTGGACCTGGTCAAGGCCGGTGCCGCCGACTACCTGGCCAAGCCCTGGGACGACCGCAAGCTGCTGACCACGGTCAACAACCTGCTGGAGCTCTCGGAAACCCGCCGCGAACTGGATCGCCGCCGCGCGCGCGAACAACGCGACCGGACCGCGCTGGAAACCCGTTACGACCTGCGGGGTGCGGTGGTGGCCGACCCGGCCAGCGAACGCGTGGTCAACCTGGCCTGCCAGGTCGCACGCTCGGAACTGCCGGTGCTGATCACCGGCCCGAACGGTGCCGGCAAGGAGAAGATCGCCGAGATCATCCAGGCCAATTCTCTGGTGGCCAAGGGCCCGTTCGTGGCGCTGAACTGCGGGGCCATTCCTGCTGAACTGATCGAAGCGGAGCTGTTCGGCAGCGAAGCCGGCGCCTACACCGGCGCCAACAAGGCGCGCGAAGGCAAGTTCGAAGCCGCTGACGGCGGCACCCTGTTCCTGGACGAGATCGGCAACCTCTCGCTCGGCGGCCAGATGAAACTGCTGCGCGTGCTGGAAACCGGCCGCTTCGAGCGGCTGGGCTCCAACCGCGAGCGACAGGTCAAGGTGCGCGTGATCAGCGCCACCAACGCCGACCTGCCGGCGATGATCCGCGATGGCCAGTTCCGCGAAGACCTCTACTACCGTCTCAACACCGTCGAGCTGGCGCTGCCGCCGCTGGCCGAGCGGCCCGGCGACATCCTGCCGCTGGCCGAACGTTTCCTGGCCGATGGCAAGCCGCTCTCCAGCGCGGCCGCCAGCGCGCTGCAGCGCCACGCCTGGCCGGGCAACGTGCGCGAGCTGCGCAATGTGATCCAGCGCGCCGGGCTGCTCGCCCAGGGCGCGCGCATCGAGGTGGCCGACCTCAACCTGCCGCGCGCGGCCCCTGCGCCGCGCGCGACCACGCCGGGCGCCGACCCCGACCGCAGCCGCATCGAGTCGGCGCTGTCGCACAGCCACGGCATCATCGCGCAGGCCGCCGCCGAACTCGGGCTCAGCCGGCAGGCGCTTTACCGGCGCATGGACCGCTACGGCATTCCCCGCGAATGA
- the atpG gene encoding F0F1 ATP synthase subunit gamma, with product MASGREIKTKIKSVQNTRKVTRALEMVSASKIRKAQDRMKTSRPYAQAMKQVIGHLAQASTDYQHPFLVQRDEVKRVGYIVISSDRGLAGGLNNNLFRRMLGEVRQYQEKGAEIDVVTIGQKASTFFRRVKVNMVGSVTHMGDVPHLEQLIGVIKVMLDAFTEGKVDRVYLVYNRFINTMVQKASFDQLLPLPAAEKQVAHHDWDYLYEPDAATVLEHVMTRYVESLVYQAVLENVASEHAARMVAMKSASDNANKLIGTLQLVYNKARQAAITQEISEIVGGAAAV from the coding sequence ATGGCAAGCGGTCGCGAAATCAAAACCAAGATCAAGAGCGTGCAGAACACCCGCAAGGTGACCCGCGCGCTGGAGATGGTGTCGGCCTCCAAGATCCGCAAGGCGCAGGATCGCATGAAGACCTCGCGTCCGTATGCGCAGGCGATGAAGCAGGTGATCGGCCACCTGGCCCAGGCCAGCACCGACTACCAGCATCCGTTCCTGGTCCAGCGCGATGAGGTCAAGCGGGTCGGCTACATCGTGATCTCGTCCGACCGCGGCCTGGCCGGCGGCCTGAACAACAACCTGTTCCGCAGGATGCTGGGCGAAGTCCGCCAGTACCAGGAAAAGGGCGCCGAGATCGACGTGGTGACCATCGGCCAGAAGGCATCGACCTTCTTCCGCCGGGTCAAGGTCAACATGGTCGGCAGCGTCACCCACATGGGCGACGTGCCGCACCTGGAACAGCTGATCGGCGTGATCAAGGTCATGCTCGACGCCTTCACCGAAGGCAAGGTCGACCGCGTGTACCTGGTCTACAACCGCTTCATCAACACGATGGTGCAGAAGGCCAGCTTCGACCAGCTGCTGCCGTTGCCGGCCGCTGAGAAGCAGGTCGCGCACCATGACTGGGACTACCTGTACGAGCCCGACGCCGCCACCGTGCTCGAGCACGTGATGACGCGTTACGTGGAGTCGCTGGTGTACCAGGCCGTGCTGGAAAACGTGGCCTCCGAGCATGCAGCGCGCATGGTGGCGATGAAGTCGGCCAGCGACAACGCGAACAAGCTGATCGGAACCCTGCAGCTGGTCTACAACAAGGCCCGCCAGGCAGCGATCACCCAGGAAATCTCCGAAATCGTCGGCGGCGCGGCAGCAGTCTGA
- a CDS encoding PDZ domain-containing protein, with amino-acid sequence MGAPLLRAALLGLALLSTTACAESSRSESSRMDWRQDGARLTVESAQGVVTIVAASPTARFGVQAGDQVLRVDGVPVQRVDDLTAALSSSDKVTVPVTVRRSGRVEVVSVPTAAWRAVQPPPPPAPPAPPAPPSRP; translated from the coding sequence ATGGGCGCTCCCCTCCTCCGCGCCGCCTTGCTCGGGCTGGCACTGCTCTCCACCACCGCCTGCGCGGAAAGCAGCCGCAGCGAATCCTCGCGCATGGACTGGCGCCAGGACGGCGCACGGCTGACCGTGGAATCCGCACAGGGCGTAGTCACCATCGTCGCAGCGTCGCCCACGGCGCGCTTCGGCGTGCAGGCGGGCGACCAGGTCCTGCGCGTGGACGGCGTGCCGGTGCAGCGCGTGGACGATCTGACCGCCGCGCTCAGCAGCAGCGACAAGGTCACGGTGCCCGTCACCGTGCGCCGGTCCGGACGGGTCGAGGTGGTCAGCGTGCCGACCGCCGCGTGGCGGGCCGTGCAGCCGCCACCGCCGCCGGCGCCCCCTGCGCCTCCGGCGCCCCCGTCACGGCCGTAA
- a CDS encoding F0F1 ATP synthase subunit delta, which produces MSQALTLARPYARAAFATARDEGTFAPWSDALAFSAHVAADPRVSALLSNPELDRGDAVALLAPESAGESFGRFLAILAEAHRLPLLPEIAGMYDQLRAEAEHVVKATVTSAAELSSTELDAIKAALRKRFGQDVEITTAIDASLIGGAVIDAGDVVIDGSLKGKLSRLQTALAN; this is translated from the coding sequence ATGAGCCAGGCCCTCACGCTTGCACGCCCGTATGCCCGCGCCGCGTTCGCGACCGCGCGCGACGAAGGCACGTTCGCGCCGTGGTCGGACGCGCTTGCGTTCTCCGCCCACGTAGCCGCAGATCCGCGCGTGTCGGCCCTGCTGTCGAACCCGGAACTGGACCGCGGCGATGCCGTCGCGTTGCTGGCGCCGGAATCGGCGGGCGAGTCGTTCGGTCGCTTCCTGGCCATCCTGGCCGAAGCGCACCGGCTGCCGCTGCTGCCGGAAATCGCAGGCATGTACGACCAGCTCCGCGCTGAAGCCGAACACGTGGTCAAGGCCACCGTGACCTCGGCCGCCGAGCTGTCCTCCACTGAGCTGGACGCCATCAAGGCCGCGCTGCGCAAGCGCTTCGGCCAAGACGTGGAGATCACCACCGCGATCGATGCTTCGCTGATCGGCGGTGCGGTGATCGACGCAGGCGACGTGGTGATCGACGGCTCGCTCAAGGGCAAGCTGTCGCGCCTGCAGACCGCGCTCGCTAACTGA
- a CDS encoding sensor histidine kinase, with the protein MKRTSFTFRLFLRLLPVLALAAAGPWLLAYWMDRGWAVALVSTLVLLALMWWTLRRATAPVRSLLRALSGTTSTYRDGEYNFSVYWPGNDELGDLVQAHRELGDVLREQRQGLVQRELLLDTMVQNTPVAMLLLTNGGDGVQRVVFSNLAARKLLHNGWKLEGQAMQHVLETMPVELRDAIERGGDSLFAVRGPGDEAEDGDEDDEQVYHLSRRNFHLNGRPHDLLLIRLLTAELRRQEVQTWKKVIRVISHELNNSLAPIASLAHSGGELVRRGKTERLEEVFTTIEERSRHLEGFIRGYARFAKLPQPQLQNVQWKQFLGGLQLQIPFRMAEIPDDLQGRVDIAQLGQALLNLLKNAHEACSEAEPPNDDVELRLTRLPQWLRIEVLDRGKGMNEAVLQNALMPFYSTKRNGTGLGLALTREIVEAHGGRVSLQNRREGGLCVAIFLPA; encoded by the coding sequence ATGAAGCGCACCTCGTTTACCTTCCGCCTGTTCCTGCGCCTGCTGCCGGTGCTGGCGCTGGCTGCCGCCGGGCCGTGGCTGCTGGCCTACTGGATGGACCGCGGCTGGGCGGTGGCGCTGGTGTCCACCCTCGTACTGCTCGCCCTGATGTGGTGGACGCTGCGCCGCGCCACCGCGCCGGTCCGTTCGCTTCTGCGTGCGCTGTCCGGCACCACCAGCACCTACCGCGACGGCGAGTACAACTTCAGCGTGTACTGGCCGGGCAACGACGAACTGGGCGACCTGGTGCAGGCGCACCGCGAGCTGGGCGACGTGCTGCGCGAACAACGCCAGGGGCTGGTCCAGCGCGAGCTGCTTCTGGACACGATGGTGCAGAACACGCCGGTGGCGATGCTGCTGCTGACCAATGGCGGCGACGGCGTGCAGCGCGTGGTGTTCTCCAACCTGGCCGCCCGCAAGCTGCTGCACAATGGCTGGAAGCTGGAAGGCCAGGCCATGCAGCACGTGCTGGAGACCATGCCGGTGGAACTGCGCGATGCGATCGAGCGCGGTGGCGACAGCCTGTTCGCGGTACGTGGGCCGGGCGACGAAGCCGAAGACGGCGATGAAGACGACGAACAGGTCTACCACCTGTCGCGGCGCAACTTCCATCTCAACGGTCGCCCGCACGACCTGCTGCTGATCCGCCTGCTCACCGCCGAGCTGCGCCGTCAGGAAGTGCAGACCTGGAAGAAGGTGATCCGGGTGATCAGCCATGAGCTCAACAACTCGCTGGCGCCGATCGCCTCGCTGGCGCACTCCGGTGGCGAGCTGGTGCGGCGTGGCAAGACCGAACGCCTGGAAGAGGTGTTCACCACCATCGAAGAGCGCTCACGGCACCTGGAAGGCTTCATCCGCGGCTATGCGCGCTTTGCCAAGCTGCCGCAGCCGCAGCTGCAGAACGTGCAGTGGAAGCAGTTCCTGGGCGGACTGCAGCTGCAGATTCCCTTCCGCATGGCCGAGATTCCCGACGACCTGCAGGGCCGGGTGGATATCGCCCAGCTGGGCCAGGCGCTGTTGAACCTGCTGAAGAACGCGCACGAGGCGTGCTCGGAAGCCGAGCCGCCGAACGACGACGTGGAACTGCGCCTGACCCGCCTTCCGCAGTGGCTGCGCATTGAAGTGCTGGACCGCGGCAAGGGCATGAACGAAGCGGTGCTGCAGAACGCACTGATGCCGTTCTATTCGACCAAGCGCAACGGCACCGGCCTGGGCCTGGCGCTCACCCGCGAAATCGTGGAAGCGCACGGCGGCCGCGTGTCGCTGCAGAACCGCCGCGAAGGCGGCCTGTGCGTGGCGATTTTCCTGCCGGCCTGA
- a CDS encoding ABC transporter permease, whose protein sequence is MDIRPILTTLRRHKTAAALIVLEIALTCAIVCNALFLIGQRLEKINQPSGIAEQELLEVRLGGIGTQVNATARTREDLAALRAIPGVKNAVPINQLPFRRNSWNTSLSLIPDQERPNFNAAQFFASEGTLDTMGLQLIAGRDFEGDEFANLEDVEKDATIEQRGSAVILSSKAATKLFPDGQAVGKTIYSGRMPLRIVGVVKELARPVTVESDTGYSMILPVRVNYDMGLYLIRVTDAARRQEVLAAAVSALEKVDTNRMVRAKLTYEEQRTKYFQNDRAMVGLLITVCVALLVVTALGIVGLASFWVQQRTKQIGIRRALGATRGQILRYFQTENFLLATVGIVLGMLLAYSINLWLMSAYELPRMPIAYLPIGAVLLWLLGQVAVFGPAHRAAAVPPAVATRSA, encoded by the coding sequence ATGGATATCCGACCCATCCTGACCACGCTGCGCCGGCACAAGACTGCCGCCGCCCTCATCGTGCTGGAGATCGCGCTGACCTGCGCGATCGTCTGCAACGCGCTGTTCCTGATCGGCCAGCGCCTGGAGAAGATCAACCAACCCAGCGGCATTGCCGAACAGGAGCTGCTGGAAGTGCGCCTGGGCGGCATCGGCACCCAGGTCAACGCCACCGCCCGTACCCGCGAAGACCTGGCCGCGCTGCGGGCCATTCCCGGGGTCAAGAACGCGGTGCCGATCAACCAGCTCCCGTTCCGCCGCAACTCCTGGAACACCAGCCTGTCGCTGATCCCCGACCAGGAGCGGCCGAACTTCAACGCCGCGCAGTTCTTCGCCAGCGAAGGCACGCTCGATACGATGGGCCTGCAACTGATCGCCGGCCGCGACTTCGAAGGCGATGAGTTCGCCAACCTGGAAGACGTGGAGAAGGACGCCACCATCGAACAGCGCGGCTCGGCGGTGATCCTGAGCAGCAAGGCCGCGACAAAGCTGTTCCCGGACGGCCAGGCGGTGGGCAAGACCATCTACAGCGGCCGCATGCCGCTGCGCATCGTCGGCGTGGTGAAGGAACTGGCGCGCCCGGTCACGGTGGAGTCCGACACCGGCTACTCGATGATCCTGCCGGTGCGGGTCAACTACGATATGGGCCTGTACCTGATCCGGGTCACCGACGCCGCGCGCCGCCAGGAAGTGCTGGCTGCTGCAGTGTCCGCGCTGGAAAAGGTCGACACCAACCGCATGGTGCGCGCCAAGCTCACCTATGAAGAGCAGCGCACCAAGTACTTCCAGAACGACCGGGCGATGGTCGGCCTGCTGATCACGGTGTGCGTGGCGCTGCTGGTGGTCACCGCGCTGGGCATCGTCGGCCTGGCCAGCTTCTGGGTGCAGCAGCGTACCAAGCAGATCGGCATCCGCCGTGCGCTGGGTGCCACCCGCGGCCAGATCCTGCGCTACTTCCAGACCGAGAACTTCCTGCTGGCCACGGTCGGCATCGTGCTCGGCATGCTGCTGGCGTACTCGATCAACCTCTGGCTGATGAGCGCCTACGAACTGCCGCGCATGCCGATCGCCTACCTGCCCATCGGTGCGGTCCTGCTGTGGCTGCTGGGCCAGGTCGCGGTGTTCGGGCCCGCCCACCGCGCAGCGGCGGTGCCGCCTGCCGTCGCCACCCGGAGCGCCTGA
- a CDS encoding F0F1 ATP synthase subunit epsilon, which produces MSTIRCDIVSAEQEIFRGEATLVVATGELGELGIAPKHAPLITRLKPGKVVVTTPNGEQLDFAISGGILEVQPQVVTVLADTAIRAQDIDETAVRKAKEEAERILANRGEAMEVAEAQQKLAEAVVQLQALERLRKTLKH; this is translated from the coding sequence ATGAGCACCATCCGTTGCGACATCGTCAGCGCCGAGCAGGAAATCTTCCGTGGTGAAGCGACTCTGGTCGTGGCTACGGGTGAGCTCGGCGAACTGGGCATCGCGCCCAAGCACGCCCCGCTGATCACCCGGCTGAAGCCGGGCAAGGTGGTGGTCACCACCCCGAATGGCGAACAACTGGACTTCGCCATCTCCGGCGGCATCCTCGAGGTGCAGCCGCAGGTCGTGACCGTGCTGGCCGACACCGCGATCCGCGCGCAGGACATCGACGAAACCGCGGTCCGCAAGGCCAAGGAAGAAGCCGAGCGCATCCTGGCCAATCGTGGCGAGGCGATGGAAGTGGCCGAGGCCCAGCAGAAGCTGGCTGAAGCCGTGGTCCAGCTGCAGGCGCTGGAGCGCCTGCGCAAGACCCTCAAGCACTGA
- the glmU gene encoding bifunctional UDP-N-acetylglucosamine diphosphorylase/glucosamine-1-phosphate N-acetyltransferase GlmU, which produces MTQALHVIILAAGAGKRMKSDLPKVLQPIAGRPMLAHVIDTARQLQPQAIHVVYGHGGEAVRAAFADQPDLQWAEQREQLGTGHAVQQAMPQVPDEAKVLVLYGDVPLIRLDTLQHLLSQPGRLAVLVADMANPTGYGRIVRNAEGKVGAIVEQKDASEEQLAIRTINTGIITADATALRTWLSQLSNSNAQGEYYLTDVFASAAADYTPADMAFVADAQEAEGANDPWQLSQLERAWQLREVRALCAQGARVIDPARVDIRGSVTVGRDVQIDVNVILEGTVELGDGVSIGPFTRLKDVKLAAGTVVKPHCDLEGVVSEGAADIGPFSRLRPGTVLAEGSHVGNFVETKKVHLGVGSKANHLTYLGDAVIGSKVNIGAGTITCNYDGVNKSQTTIGDNAFIGSNSSLVAPVTIGQGATIAAGSVITRNAPDGELTVARARQQTIEGWHRPVKK; this is translated from the coding sequence ATGACCCAAGCCCTGCACGTCATCATCCTTGCCGCCGGCGCTGGAAAGCGCATGAAGTCCGACCTGCCCAAGGTGCTGCAGCCGATTGCCGGCCGCCCGATGCTGGCGCATGTGATCGACACCGCGCGGCAGTTGCAGCCCCAGGCGATCCACGTGGTGTACGGCCATGGCGGTGAAGCGGTACGCGCCGCCTTCGCCGACCAGCCGGACCTGCAGTGGGCCGAGCAGCGCGAGCAACTGGGCACCGGCCATGCCGTGCAGCAGGCCATGCCGCAGGTGCCCGACGAAGCCAAGGTGCTGGTGCTGTACGGCGACGTGCCGCTGATCCGGCTCGACACCCTGCAGCACCTGCTCTCGCAGCCGGGCCGGCTGGCGGTGCTGGTGGCGGACATGGCCAACCCCACCGGCTATGGCCGCATCGTGCGCAATGCCGAGGGCAAGGTCGGCGCGATCGTGGAGCAGAAGGACGCCAGCGAAGAGCAGCTGGCGATCCGCACCATCAACACCGGCATCATCACCGCCGACGCGACCGCGCTGCGCACCTGGCTGTCGCAGCTGTCCAACAGCAACGCGCAGGGCGAGTACTACCTCACTGACGTGTTTGCCTCGGCCGCGGCCGATTACACACCGGCCGACATGGCGTTCGTGGCAGATGCGCAGGAAGCCGAAGGCGCCAACGATCCGTGGCAGCTGTCGCAGCTGGAGCGCGCCTGGCAGCTGCGCGAGGTGCGTGCGCTGTGCGCACAGGGCGCGCGCGTGATCGACCCGGCGCGCGTGGACATCCGTGGCTCGGTGACGGTCGGTCGCGACGTGCAGATCGACGTCAACGTGATCCTGGAAGGCACCGTGGAACTTGGCGACGGCGTCAGCATCGGGCCGTTCACCCGCCTGAAGGACGTGAAGCTGGCCGCCGGCACGGTGGTCAAGCCGCACTGCGACCTGGAAGGTGTGGTCAGCGAAGGCGCGGCCGACATCGGCCCGTTCTCGCGGCTGCGCCCCGGTACGGTGCTGGCCGAAGGTTCGCACGTGGGCAACTTCGTGGAGACCAAGAAGGTCCACCTGGGCGTGGGCAGCAAGGCCAACCACCTCACCTACCTGGGCGATGCGGTGATCGGCAGCAAGGTCAACATTGGCGCGGGCACCATCACCTGCAACTACGATGGCGTGAACAAGTCGCAGACCACCATCGGCGACAACGCCTTCATCGGGTCGAACAGCTCGCTGGTAGCGCCGGTGACGATTGGGCAGGGCGCGACCATTGCAGCGGGTTCAGTGATCACGCGGAATGCGCCGGACGGCGAATTGACCGTTGCGCGGGCGCGCCAGCAGACCATCGAAGGCTGGCATCGCCCGGTGAAAAAATAA
- the atpD gene encoding F0F1 ATP synthase subunit beta, giving the protein MSQGKIVQIIGAVVDVEFPRESVPKVYDALKVDNTEITLEVQQQLGDGVVRCIALGSTDGLKRNLVATNTNRAISVPVGAGTLGRIMDVLGRPIDEAGPVVASDSWEIHREAPSYEDQSPATELLETGIKVIDLMCPFAKGGKVGLFGGAGVGKTVNMMELINNIAKAHSGLSVFAGVGERTREGNDFYHEMKDSNVLDKVAMVYGQMNEPPGNRLRVALTGLTMAEYFRDEKDENGKGKDVLLFVDNIYRYTLAGTEVSALLGRMPSAVGYQPTLAEEMGVLQERITSTKNGSITSIQAVYVPADDLTDPSPATTFAHLDSTVTLSRSIASLGIYPAVDPLDSTSRQMDPLVIGHEHYDTAQRVQQTLQKYKELKDIIAILGMDELSEEDKQAVSRARKIERFFSQPFHVAEVFTGSPGKYVSLKDTIRGFKAIVDGEYDHLPEQAFYMVGSIEEAVEKAKKMAEKA; this is encoded by the coding sequence ATGAGTCAGGGCAAGATCGTTCAGATCATCGGCGCCGTCGTCGACGTGGAATTCCCCCGCGAGTCGGTGCCGAAGGTGTATGACGCACTGAAGGTGGACAACACCGAAATCACGCTGGAAGTGCAGCAGCAGCTCGGCGACGGCGTGGTCCGTTGCATCGCGCTGGGCTCCACCGACGGCCTGAAGCGCAACCTGGTTGCCACCAACACCAACCGCGCCATCTCGGTGCCGGTCGGTGCAGGCACCCTGGGCCGCATCATGGACGTGCTCGGCCGTCCGATCGACGAAGCCGGCCCGGTGGTCGCCAGCGACAGCTGGGAAATCCATCGTGAAGCCCCGTCGTACGAAGACCAGTCCCCGGCCACTGAGCTGCTGGAAACCGGCATCAAGGTCATCGACCTGATGTGCCCGTTCGCCAAGGGCGGCAAGGTCGGCCTGTTCGGCGGCGCCGGCGTCGGCAAGACCGTCAACATGATGGAGCTGATCAACAACATCGCCAAGGCGCACAGCGGTCTGTCCGTGTTCGCCGGCGTGGGTGAGCGTACCCGTGAGGGCAACGACTTCTACCACGAGATGAAGGACTCCAACGTCCTGGACAAGGTCGCGATGGTGTACGGCCAGATGAACGAGCCGCCGGGCAACCGTCTGCGCGTTGCACTGACCGGCCTGACCATGGCCGAGTACTTCCGCGACGAGAAGGACGAGAACGGCAAGGGCAAGGACGTGCTGCTGTTCGTCGACAACATCTACCGCTACACCCTGGCCGGTACCGAAGTGTCGGCACTGCTGGGCCGCATGCCGTCGGCCGTGGGTTACCAGCCGACCCTGGCCGAGGAAATGGGCGTCCTGCAGGAGCGCATCACCTCGACCAAGAACGGCTCGATCACCTCGATCCAGGCCGTGTACGTGCCCGCCGATGACTTGACCGACCCGTCGCCGGCGACCACCTTCGCCCACCTTGACTCGACCGTGACCCTGTCGCGTTCGATCGCCTCGCTGGGTATCTACCCGGCGGTCGATCCGCTGGATTCCACCAGCCGCCAGATGGACCCGCTGGTCATCGGCCACGAGCATTACGACACCGCCCAGCGCGTCCAGCAGACCCTGCAGAAGTACAAGGAACTGAAGGACATCATCGCCATCCTGGGCATGGACGAACTGTCCGAAGAAGACAAGCAGGCCGTGTCGCGCGCGCGCAAGATCGAGCGCTTCTTCAGCCAGCCGTTCCACGTGGCCGAAGTGTTCACCGGCTCGCCGGGCAAGTACGTGTCGCTGAAGGACACCATCCGCGGCTTCAAGGCCATCGTCGACGGCGAATACGACCACCTGCCGGAGCAGGCGTTCTACATGGTCGGCAGCATCGAAGAAGCGGTCGAGAAGGCCAAGAAGATGGCTGAGAAGGCCTGA